Proteins encoded within one genomic window of Lysinibacillus louembei:
- a CDS encoding gamma-type small acid-soluble spore protein: MPKNNNQNFNPKTPNPMNEEFGAETDVNEVKQQVQKAETNKQQASGKFANNRNQNGTK; encoded by the coding sequence ATGCCAAAAAATAATAACCAAAACTTTAATCCAAAAACGCCAAACCCAATGAACGAGGAATTTGGTGCTGAGACTGATGTAAACGAAGTGAAGCAGCAAGTTCAAAAAGCCGAAACTAACAAGCAACAAGCTTCTGGTAAATTCGCAAATAACCGTAACCAAAACGGTACAAAATAA
- a CDS encoding NAD(P)H-dependent oxidoreductase has translation MNALIIYTYPNHQSLNYAFLQKVVQGCQENPAITEIQVLDLYEEQFDPRLIFHEQKRRRDMYRDPQLEKYREQLTWADKIIFIYPIWWGRPPAMLLGYIDQLFAANFAYRDKKGLLPEGLLKGKSVVCISTMKGPTNYPLLWLHNAHKILMKRALFNFVGIKRVKFFEFGNMESKKGKQQKKLERVHRYFREVMS, from the coding sequence ATGAATGCGTTAATTATTTATACATATCCAAATCATCAAAGCTTAAACTATGCTTTTTTACAGAAGGTTGTACAAGGCTGTCAGGAAAACCCTGCCATAACTGAAATTCAAGTGCTTGATTTATACGAGGAGCAATTTGATCCGAGATTAATCTTTCATGAGCAAAAGCGCCGTCGTGATATGTACCGCGACCCTCAGCTGGAAAAATACCGAGAGCAATTAACATGGGCAGATAAAATTATTTTTATTTATCCTATTTGGTGGGGCAGACCACCGGCGATGCTGTTAGGCTATATCGACCAGCTTTTCGCAGCAAACTTTGCCTATCGAGATAAAAAAGGCTTATTGCCTGAAGGATTGCTAAAAGGCAAATCGGTTGTCTGTATTTCTACAATGAAGGGACCAACAAACTATCCACTATTATGGCTACACAATGCACATAAAATATTGATGAAAAGGGCGCTGTTCAATTTTGTTGGCATCAAACGCGTGAAATTTTTTGAATTTGGCAATATGGAAAGTAAAAAGGGGAAACAGCAGAAAAAGCTTGAAAGAGTGCATCGATATTTTCGGGAGGTAATGAGTTAA
- a CDS encoding MarR family winged helix-turn-helix transcriptional regulator has translation MDKHHLFQQFVAFTTNLHEVTQSLTQNVKLENITALQYKILEYIKVSQAVTATEISDCLHMSLPNTSRELRKLQERKLIEKTNDQTDRRKQVIRLTLEGEKMMTEAFNSIEEQFLLLLDGTSSQDVEAISGALALLEQKIFQHSK, from the coding sequence TTGGACAAACATCATTTATTTCAGCAATTTGTAGCTTTTACTACGAACTTACATGAAGTAACACAGTCATTAACGCAAAATGTCAAGCTTGAAAATATTACAGCTCTTCAATATAAGATTTTGGAGTATATTAAAGTGAGTCAGGCTGTAACCGCAACGGAAATTAGCGATTGCTTGCACATGTCCTTGCCAAATACGAGCCGTGAACTACGGAAATTGCAGGAAAGAAAGCTTATTGAAAAAACAAATGACCAAACAGATCGCCGAAAGCAGGTAATTCGTCTTACATTAGAGGGAGAAAAAATGATGACAGAGGCTTTTAACAGCATTGAGGAGCAATTTTTGCTGCTGCTTGATGGCACCTCCTCACAGGATGTAGAGGCTATATCTGGAGCTTTAGCTTTACTGGAGCAGAAAATTTTTCAACACAGCAAATAA
- a CDS encoding translation initiation factor 2: MNKNQSSDITDIQIARLAYIGASIAALGDGLAAVAAGLALRSLEKANNQNAPYQSTEVDDLQKQIDYIINELKQVKKTMR, encoded by the coding sequence ATGAACAAAAATCAATCTTCGGATATAACGGATATTCAAATCGCTAGGCTCGCCTACATCGGTGCTTCTATTGCCGCACTTGGTGACGGTCTAGCTGCTGTTGCAGCAGGCTTAGCGCTTAGATCATTAGAAAAAGCAAATAATCAAAATGCGCCATATCAATCTACAGAGGTAGATGATTTACAAAAACAGATAGACTATATTATTAATGAATTAAAGCAAGTTAAAAAAACGATGCGCTAA
- a CDS encoding DUF2165 family protein, with the protein MYVLLLAGLFGLFVLIGNLMDYGSNEQFVKHVLSMDTTFEGNALMWRAITNPTMHTIAYWLLIAAEALFSFLAIFGAYQMFKNRKASGAAFNAAKKFGFYAFIVGFSIWFLGFIVIGSEWFAMWQSAIWNGKQTAMDITEVWIGFAILLALKDEDLKVA; encoded by the coding sequence ATGTATGTTTTATTGCTAGCAGGACTCTTTGGGTTATTTGTATTAATTGGAAATTTAATGGACTATGGCTCGAATGAGCAGTTCGTTAAGCATGTACTATCAATGGATACGACATTCGAGGGCAATGCGCTAATGTGGCGAGCTATTACAAATCCAACTATGCATACAATCGCCTATTGGCTGCTCATTGCTGCCGAAGCACTTTTCAGCTTTCTTGCTATTTTCGGCGCATATCAAATGTTTAAAAATCGCAAAGCCTCTGGTGCTGCTTTCAATGCCGCTAAAAAATTCGGCTTCTATGCATTTATAGTGGGATTCTCAATTTGGTTTTTAGGCTTTATTGTCATCGGCAGCGAGTGGTTCGCGATGTGGCAATCAGCTATTTGGAATGGTAAGCAGACCGCAATGGATATTACGGAGGTTTGGATTGGCTTTGCCATTTTGCTCGCTTTAAAGGATGAGGATTTAAAAGTAGCATAA
- a CDS encoding IS3 family transposase produces the protein MSKQLFSPKQMEQLQQNPHVVKVTERTITYADTFKSQFIDEYLAGKTPRQIFSEYGFDIEVLGMKRVEQASSRWRKAYDQNGLIGLTDTRKTSSGRPLQRELTMTEMVERQAARIELLEGQIELLKKLEVTERRLLSDSQKQSARKVFQLIADTLKQFPFKRMVTYFCTLLNVSRSGYYRFLETEEARAVKEKRDEEARDQILKAFKRRGYKKGSRSIKMTLEQDFDLVMNRKKIQRIMRKYGVVCPHRKPNPYKQMAKATKEHRVVPNLLNREFKQGVAGKVLLTDISYIPYNGTMAYLSTIKDGSTNEILAYHVSDRITLGIATTTVKKLFRNKRVKLQPDAFIHSDQGVHYTSPKFQKLLKHYKLGQSMSRRGNCWDNAPQESFFGHLKDEVDFSMAKTLDEVRAKIDHYMVYYNNYRYQWNLKKMAPVQYRNHLLAA, from the coding sequence ATGAGTAAACAATTATTTTCACCAAAACAGATGGAACAACTACAACAGAATCCACATGTAGTCAAAGTAACCGAACGAACAATTACGTACGCAGATACATTTAAAAGCCAATTTATCGATGAGTATTTGGCTGGTAAAACACCAAGACAGATCTTTAGCGAATATGGCTTTGATATCGAAGTGCTCGGGATGAAGCGTGTTGAACAAGCTTCTTCACGTTGGCGAAAAGCGTATGATCAAAATGGATTAATTGGTCTGACAGATACGCGAAAAACGAGCTCAGGCAGACCGTTACAGCGTGAATTAACCATGACAGAAATGGTAGAAAGACAAGCGGCTCGTATTGAATTATTAGAAGGACAAATCGAGCTACTAAAAAAGCTCGAAGTGACCGAAAGGAGGCTGCTCAGCGACAGTCAAAAACAAAGCGCACGTAAAGTATTTCAACTCATTGCAGATACGCTTAAGCAGTTTCCATTTAAACGCATGGTGACGTATTTTTGTACGCTTTTAAACGTCTCTCGTTCAGGCTATTATCGCTTTTTAGAGACAGAAGAAGCACGAGCTGTAAAGGAAAAACGAGATGAAGAAGCACGCGACCAGATCTTAAAAGCCTTTAAGCGTCGTGGTTATAAGAAAGGTTCACGCTCGATTAAAATGACGCTTGAACAAGATTTTGATCTCGTCATGAACCGAAAGAAAATCCAGCGTATTATGCGTAAATATGGCGTCGTTTGCCCACATCGTAAACCGAATCCCTATAAACAAATGGCGAAAGCAACGAAAGAACATCGCGTGGTGCCGAATTTATTAAACCGTGAATTCAAACAAGGTGTGGCAGGTAAAGTATTACTAACAGACATCAGCTATATTCCATACAACGGAACGATGGCTTATTTATCGACCATAAAAGACGGCTCAACGAATGAAATTTTAGCGTATCATGTATCAGACCGTATTACGCTAGGTATCGCCACAACAACGGTGAAAAAACTCTTCCGTAATAAACGTGTAAAGCTCCAGCCAGATGCTTTCATCCACTCCGATCAAGGTGTTCATTATACAAGCCCTAAATTCCAAAAGCTTTTAAAGCACTACAAACTTGGTCAATCGATGTCACGTCGAGGTAACTGTTGGGATAATGCCCCACAAGAATCCTTCTTCGGACACTTAAAAGACGAGGTTGATTTCAGCATGGCCAAAACGTTAGACGAGGTACGTGCTAAAATCGATCACTACATGGTCTACTACAATAATTATCGCTATCAATGGAACCTAAAAAAGATGGCTCCTGTACAATACAGAAACCATCTCTTGGCAGCCTAA
- a CDS encoding aminopeptidase — MQHLHKIALNVLTGNLQVQSTETLLILTDIHQQEIAKIFYEAGLTITKNTLFVVMPLLEKSGQEPHPAVADLMANADVTLCVTSHSLTHTAARKNACEKGGRVATMPGVTLSMLEQGALHANAEEIEALVAHYVQLLNDAAVVRIVKDGYELTFSIANRNGIPSTGIVRQSGDYGNIPSGESYIAPNETSANGEILIDGSIANIGILQEPLLLKIRDGRLEDAIGPDGPKLLSLLGEGNGRIIAEFGIGANKSAILCGNVLEDEKVYGTIHIAFGSNAPFGGSNKADVHIDCVVKNPVVYLDGEQLIM, encoded by the coding sequence ATGCAGCATTTACATAAAATTGCATTAAATGTTTTAACGGGTAATTTACAAGTCCAATCAACAGAAACGTTGCTAATTTTAACAGATATTCATCAGCAAGAGATTGCCAAAATCTTTTATGAAGCAGGCTTAACAATAACAAAAAATACTTTATTTGTTGTCATGCCACTATTAGAAAAATCAGGACAGGAGCCACATCCAGCAGTAGCGGATTTAATGGCAAATGCGGACGTGACGCTTTGCGTGACATCCCATTCCTTAACACATACAGCAGCGCGAAAAAATGCCTGTGAAAAAGGTGGTCGAGTAGCGACAATGCCAGGCGTTACATTATCTATGCTAGAGCAGGGAGCGCTGCATGCAAATGCTGAGGAAATCGAAGCACTTGTCGCACATTATGTACAGCTTCTGAACGATGCGGCTGTTGTTCGTATTGTAAAGGATGGATATGAATTAACGTTTAGCATCGCTAATCGCAATGGTATCCCATCCACTGGTATTGTGCGCCAATCAGGAGATTATGGCAATATTCCTTCGGGCGAGTCCTATATTGCACCAAATGAAACATCGGCAAATGGTGAAATTTTAATTGATGGCTCAATCGCCAATATTGGCATATTACAGGAGCCACTATTATTGAAAATTCGCGATGGGCGATTAGAGGATGCTATCGGTCCAGATGGGCCAAAGCTCTTATCCCTACTTGGTGAAGGGAATGGACGCATCATTGCTGAGTTTGGCATTGGTGCAAACAAGAGCGCCATTCTTTGTGGCAATGTGTTAGAGGATGAAAAGGTTTATGGCACAATTCATATTGCCTTTGGTAGCAATGCACCATTCGGAGGCAGCAATAAAGCAGATGTGCATATCGACTGTGTTGTCAAAAACCCAGTTGTTTATTTAGATGGTGAACAATTAATTATGTAA
- a CDS encoding IclR family transcriptional regulator, with protein MLKTLNLSIAVLRMFTKEKPTWGGRELAVAMGLNHTNLYRILETFEMNGFITKDPVTKKYSLGIALWELGMNMYDSLNIDQLCIPILENLQKETGETAIFTVLNGLEALTLLKVEPENKVKFSVSRGSRTPLYVGASYRSMLAYLTEEQISQVIDQPLIAYTERTMIDAKEIRQELENIRTNGYAVSQGEYTVDVLAVAMPIFNSNQQIVASVTVSGPLYRFTEQKIGDVIEPLARTKKEIESIIGRYHLNFN; from the coding sequence ATGTTAAAAACTCTAAATTTATCAATTGCTGTGTTAAGAATGTTCACAAAGGAAAAGCCAACTTGGGGTGGTCGAGAGTTAGCTGTTGCAATGGGTTTAAACCATACAAATTTATATCGGATTTTAGAAACCTTTGAGATGAATGGATTTATAACAAAGGACCCTGTGACGAAAAAATATTCGCTAGGCATTGCACTTTGGGAGCTAGGAATGAATATGTACGATTCTCTAAACATCGACCAATTATGTATTCCTATTTTAGAAAATTTGCAAAAGGAAACAGGTGAAACAGCGATTTTCACCGTTTTAAATGGCTTAGAGGCATTAACGCTGTTAAAGGTAGAGCCTGAAAACAAAGTGAAATTTTCTGTATCGCGTGGCAGTAGAACACCGCTATATGTGGGAGCATCCTACCGCTCTATGCTTGCTTATTTAACGGAGGAGCAAATTTCACAGGTAATCGATCAGCCGCTCATTGCTTATACGGAGAGAACGATGATAGATGCCAAGGAAATACGACAAGAGCTAGAAAATATTCGCACAAATGGCTATGCAGTGAGCCAAGGAGAATACACGGTAGATGTATTAGCAGTTGCCATGCCTATTTTTAATAGCAATCAACAAATTGTCGCATCCGTTACGGTTTCAGGCCCTTTATATCGTTTTACAGAGCAAAAAATTGGTGACGTTATCGAGCCATTAGCGCGTACGAAAAAAGAAATTGAATCAATTATCGGTCGCTATCATCTGAATTTCAATTAA
- a CDS encoding M20 family metallopeptidase: MENIHDLKLRLIDEVENNKEELLDLCSKLIQIPSVNPPGDTTEITALIEKYLSDVNIAYEKYESADKMFNLVAKIGNGEGKELVYCGHTDVVPVGDLSKWDFDPFSGEIKDGWMLGRGASDMKTGLAGIIFAVKILKKLNIELPGHLTLAIVPDEETGGEYGVPWLLERGLVTGDGCLIAEPSSYLNPTIGQKGSYWFELETRGEPGHGSLSPLAGKNAIVDAIRAIEEIRTLWDVNIQIPEEVQPLINVSKKYMREVEKDRLKYQEVLEKITVNIGTIEGGTKSNVIPDYCKVQVDCRLPFGITQEEVTAILTEKLDALNIDYSIKRFGFKSVANYTSAEDPVCKAIVDNISLVTGQEAYGVMQWASSDARHFRQYNIPVLQYGPAYLPSIHGYNEKVQVDAIIRCAKVYIAAAIDFLYNK, from the coding sequence ATGGAAAATATACATGATTTAAAGCTTCGATTAATTGATGAAGTGGAAAATAATAAAGAAGAGTTACTGGATTTATGCTCAAAATTAATTCAAATTCCAAGTGTCAACCCACCTGGTGATACAACGGAAATTACAGCGCTTATTGAAAAGTATTTAAGCGATGTCAATATTGCCTATGAAAAATATGAATCTGCTGATAAAATGTTTAATTTAGTAGCGAAAATTGGCAATGGTGAGGGCAAGGAGCTCGTTTATTGCGGGCACACAGATGTCGTCCCAGTAGGCGATTTATCAAAATGGGATTTTGACCCATTTTCAGGCGAAATAAAGGATGGCTGGATGCTAGGTCGAGGCGCTAGCGATATGAAAACAGGGCTTGCGGGTATTATTTTTGCAGTGAAAATACTGAAAAAATTAAATATCGAGCTACCTGGACATCTGACATTAGCTATCGTGCCAGATGAAGAAACAGGTGGGGAGTACGGTGTACCATGGCTTTTAGAGCGAGGCTTAGTAACGGGAGATGGCTGTTTAATTGCCGAGCCATCATCCTACTTAAACCCTACAATAGGACAAAAGGGCTCCTATTGGTTTGAGCTTGAAACACGCGGTGAGCCAGGGCATGGTAGCTTATCACCGTTAGCTGGGAAAAATGCGATTGTTGATGCGATTCGCGCAATTGAGGAAATTCGTACATTATGGGATGTGAACATTCAAATACCTGAAGAGGTGCAGCCTTTAATTAACGTTTCCAAAAAGTATATGCGAGAGGTTGAAAAAGACCGCTTGAAATATCAAGAAGTTTTAGAGAAAATTACTGTGAATATTGGTACAATAGAAGGAGGAACAAAATCTAACGTTATTCCTGATTATTGTAAAGTACAAGTCGATTGTCGTTTACCATTTGGTATTACACAGGAAGAAGTAACAGCCATTTTGACAGAGAAGCTAGATGCGTTAAATATCGATTATTCGATAAAGCGCTTTGGCTTTAAAAGTGTCGCAAACTATACTTCTGCTGAGGACCCAGTATGTAAAGCGATTGTAGATAATATTTCGCTCGTGACAGGTCAAGAGGCATACGGTGTCATGCAGTGGGCAAGCAGTGATGCACGTCATTTTAGACAATACAATATCCCTGTCCTACAATATGGACCTGCGTATTTGCCAAGCATTCATGGCTATAATGAAAAGGTACAGGTTGATGCGATCATACGCTGTGCTAAAGTGTATATTGCTGCGGCAATTGATTTCTTGTACAACAAGTAA
- a CDS encoding DUF1177 domain-containing protein has translation MSLKYVMEVYELMDSIHVSGEVVKDYLHAINPDVEVTVQTIEGAKGSTDFVKIVVKGKNGKSSGGNAPTLGIIGRLGGIGARPEMTGFVSDGDGALACIASAAKTIDMALKGDQLEGDVIFTTHICPIAPTLPHDPVPFMDSPVNIGVMNQHEIDPDMDAILSIDTTKGNQVCNHKGFAITPTVKEGYILKISDDLLNIYKQSTGIAPVVLPITTQDITPYGNGLFHINSILQPAVATTSPVVGVAITTETAVAGCATGATHVVDVEGAVRFSLEVAKVFGVNKCSFYDKEQFELMEKLYGSMHHLQTKGSEV, from the coding sequence ATGTCGTTAAAATATGTAATGGAAGTTTATGAGTTAATGGATAGTATTCATGTAAGTGGAGAAGTAGTGAAGGACTACTTACATGCAATTAACCCTGATGTGGAGGTAACCGTTCAAACAATTGAAGGAGCAAAGGGCTCTACGGATTTTGTGAAAATTGTAGTAAAGGGGAAAAACGGTAAATCCTCAGGAGGCAATGCGCCAACATTAGGTATTATTGGACGTTTAGGAGGTATCGGTGCAAGACCAGAGATGACAGGCTTTGTATCGGATGGTGATGGCGCATTAGCCTGCATAGCAAGCGCAGCGAAGACCATCGATATGGCTTTAAAGGGAGATCAATTAGAGGGCGATGTTATTTTCACGACACATATTTGTCCGATAGCGCCAACTTTACCACATGACCCAGTGCCTTTTATGGATTCACCTGTAAATATCGGTGTCATGAACCAGCACGAAATCGATCCAGATATGGATGCCATTTTATCGATTGATACAACGAAGGGAAATCAAGTTTGTAACCATAAAGGCTTTGCGATTACACCAACTGTTAAAGAGGGCTATATTTTAAAAATTAGTGATGATTTACTGAATATTTACAAGCAATCTACTGGTATTGCACCTGTTGTATTACCGATTACAACACAGGATATTACCCCTTATGGAAATGGTTTGTTCCATATTAATAGTATTTTACAGCCAGCAGTGGCAACAACGAGCCCTGTAGTTGGGGTAGCCATTACAACCGAGACAGCGGTTGCAGGCTGTGCAACAGGTGCTACACATGTCGTGGATGTAGAAGGGGCAGTGCGCTTTTCTTTAGAGGTGGCGAAGGTCTTCGGTGTGAATAAATGTAGCTTCTATGACAAAGAGCAATTTGAGTTAATGGAAAAGCTATATGGCAGCATGCATCATTTACAAACGAAAGGTAGCGAGGTATGA
- a CDS encoding ABC transporter ATP-binding protein: protein MQQNKELVLKVSNLKKHFPIKNSIPFKKVTQHVKAVDGVSFELYKGETLGIVGESGCGKSTVARLINQLIAPTEGTVEFQGVDLASLNTADIRSARKSIQMVFQNPYASLDPRKTIEYLIAEPMVIHGIGDEAARKKRVIELLETVGLSDYHAKRYPHEFSGGQRQRINIARALALNPDIVVCDEPVSALDVSVQAQVINLLKDLQKDFGLTYIFISHDLNVVNYMCDRIAVMYLGKIVEMGTYEEIYSNPQHPYTQALLSAIPKENPFDTKDRIILSGDVPSPVNPPSGCAFHKRCRFAMEKCAQIQPQLDSLTDTHHQVSCHLFEQTK from the coding sequence ATGCAGCAAAATAAAGAGCTCGTATTAAAAGTAAGCAATTTAAAAAAGCATTTTCCAATTAAAAATTCGATTCCTTTTAAAAAGGTAACACAGCATGTCAAGGCAGTGGATGGTGTTAGCTTTGAGCTATATAAAGGAGAAACATTAGGCATTGTTGGGGAGTCCGGCTGCGGCAAATCAACGGTTGCACGCCTAATTAATCAACTCATTGCCCCAACGGAAGGAACGGTGGAGTTTCAGGGCGTCGATTTAGCTAGTTTAAATACGGCAGACATTCGCTCAGCACGTAAATCGATTCAAATGGTCTTTCAAAATCCATATGCATCGCTCGATCCAAGAAAAACGATTGAATACTTAATTGCAGAGCCGATGGTGATTCATGGAATTGGCGATGAGGCGGCAAGGAAAAAGCGCGTAATAGAGCTACTTGAAACAGTTGGCTTAAGCGATTACCATGCAAAGCGTTACCCACACGAATTTTCAGGCGGTCAAAGACAGCGTATTAACATTGCACGAGCGCTTGCCCTAAATCCAGATATTGTCGTATGTGATGAGCCGGTTTCAGCACTGGATGTATCTGTTCAAGCGCAAGTGATTAATTTACTAAAGGATTTACAAAAAGATTTTGGACTGACATATATTTTTATTTCACATGATTTAAATGTTGTGAACTATATGTGTGACCGCATTGCCGTGATGTATTTAGGCAAAATTGTTGAGATGGGCACATATGAGGAGATTTATAGCAATCCACAGCATCCATATACACAGGCACTATTATCAGCAATACCGAAGGAAAATCCATTTGATACAAAGGATCGCATTATTTTATCTGGCGATGTACCTAGCCCTGTGAATCCACCGAGTGGCTGCGCATTTCATAAACGCTGCCGCTTTGCGATGGAAAAATGTGCGCAAATTCAGCCACAGCTAGATTCATTGACAGATACACATCATCAAGTATCCTGCCATTTATTTGAACAAACAAAATAA
- a CDS encoding ABC transporter ATP-binding protein has translation MTEQLLGVENLTVEFKSSGTTMKAVNGVNLQLNKKETLGIVGESGSGKSVTATALMRLIPAPSGKITDGKIYFNGRDLMQLSERGMREIRGNEISMIFQDPITSLNPVLTVGNQIVEVIRAHEKLSKKEANVKAVEMLKMVGIPEPEKRLKMYPHEFSGGMRQRVMIAIALACNPKLLIADEPTTALDVTVQAQILDLMKKLQQEHDTAIIMITHDLGVVWELCDKVNVMYAGRTVESTTTKQLYEGSLHPYTWGLLESQITMDTHGQQRLPAIPGSPPDLTMPISGCPFAARCPLATELCHTTAPELVEVKDQHFVACHLQSKEQIIPRKEGIFNAAK, from the coding sequence ATGACAGAACAATTACTTGGTGTAGAAAATTTGACGGTAGAATTTAAAAGCAGCGGGACAACGATGAAAGCAGTGAACGGTGTCAATTTACAATTGAACAAAAAGGAAACGCTTGGCATTGTAGGGGAATCTGGCTCAGGTAAAAGTGTAACAGCAACTGCTTTAATGCGATTGATTCCAGCACCATCAGGGAAAATAACGGATGGCAAAATTTATTTTAATGGACGCGATTTAATGCAGCTATCTGAAAGAGGGATGCGCGAGATACGGGGAAATGAGATATCAATGATTTTCCAAGACCCCATTACAAGCTTAAACCCTGTGCTGACAGTAGGAAATCAAATCGTTGAGGTTATTCGTGCACATGAAAAGCTCTCTAAAAAAGAGGCGAATGTCAAGGCTGTAGAAATGCTGAAAATGGTAGGCATTCCTGAGCCTGAAAAACGACTGAAAATGTATCCTCACGAATTTTCAGGTGGGATGAGGCAGCGTGTCATGATTGCGATTGCACTCGCCTGTAATCCAAAGCTGTTAATAGCAGATGAGCCAACGACAGCACTGGATGTTACAGTGCAAGCACAAATTTTGGATTTAATGAAGAAATTACAGCAGGAGCATGATACAGCAATCATCATGATTACCCATGATTTAGGCGTCGTCTGGGAATTATGTGACAAAGTAAATGTGATGTACGCTGGACGCACTGTAGAATCCACAACGACGAAGCAATTATATGAAGGCTCGTTACATCCATATACGTGGGGGCTACTTGAATCGCAAATTACGATGGATACACATGGACAGCAGCGATTGCCTGCCATACCGGGAAGTCCACCAGATTTAACGATGCCAATTAGCGGCTGTCCCTTTGCAGCAAGATGCCCTTTAGCAACGGAGCTTTGTCATACAACAGCACCTGAATTAGTGGAAGTAAAGGACCAGCATTTTGTAGCCTGTCATTTGCAATCGAAGGAGCAAATTATCCCGCGTAAGGAGGGGATTTTTAATGCAGCAAAATAA
- a CDS encoding ABC transporter permease yields MSQAITNDAKKKKNTLVRKLLKNKLASIGLMIVAFMTVVAIFAPWIATHPPNEMAVGKAFLPINTDGHLLGTDNYGRDLFSRLVYGARISIVVGIAAVLFGAVFGTLLGLVAGYFGGRLDSIIMRTMDGLFAFPFILLAITLMTVLGQGLFNVIVAIGIANIPGFARLVRGQVLSVKEEEFIEVTHSLGATHRRIIFSHILPNCLAPLIVYGTMSTAGAIISEAALSFLGLGVQPPTSSWGSILKDGKDFLVLNPQMATFSGICILVTVLGINLLGDGLRDALDPKMKV; encoded by the coding sequence ATGTCTCAAGCGATAACAAATGATGCGAAAAAGAAAAAAAATACATTAGTTCGCAAACTATTAAAAAACAAGCTAGCATCAATCGGTTTAATGATTGTAGCTTTTATGACCGTTGTAGCTATTTTTGCTCCATGGATTGCAACACATCCACCAAATGAAATGGCTGTTGGTAAAGCATTTCTACCTATTAACACGGATGGACATTTACTTGGCACTGATAACTATGGTCGTGATTTATTTAGTCGCCTTGTGTACGGTGCGCGTATTTCCATTGTGGTAGGGATTGCTGCCGTATTATTCGGTGCCGTATTTGGCACGCTGCTCGGGTTAGTAGCAGGCTATTTTGGTGGTCGCTTAGACTCTATTATTATGCGTACAATGGATGGCTTGTTTGCATTTCCTTTCATTTTATTAGCGATTACATTAATGACGGTTTTAGGACAAGGTTTATTCAATGTGATTGTAGCGATTGGCATTGCCAATATTCCCGGATTTGCAAGGCTTGTTCGTGGACAGGTACTTAGCGTGAAGGAAGAGGAATTTATTGAAGTAACACATTCATTAGGTGCGACACACCGCCGCATTATTTTCAGTCATATTTTACCGAACTGCTTAGCGCCATTAATCGTATATGGCACGATGAGCACAGCTGGTGCAATTATTTCGGAGGCAGCATTAAGCTTTTTAGGCTTAGGAGTTCAGCCACCTACCTCTTCCTGGGGAAGTATTTTAAAGGACGGTAAGGATTTCTTAGTATTAAATCCTCAAATGGCAACATTCTCGGGAATCTGTATTTTAGTCACAGTATTAGGTATTAACTTATTAGGAGATGGCTTGCGTGATGCGCTTGATCCAAAAATGAAGGTGTAA